The following proteins are encoded in a genomic region of Sparus aurata chromosome 11, fSpaAur1.1, whole genome shotgun sequence:
- the sh3gl1b gene encoding SH3-domain GRB2-like 1b isoform X1, protein MSVAGLKKQFYKASQMVSEKVGGAEGTKLDEDFKDLERKVDVTSKAVVEVISKTSEYLQPNPASRAKLSMLNTMSKIRGQVKNPGYPQAEGLLGECMGKYGRELGEDTNFGGALVDVGEAMKRLAEVKDSLDIDVKQNFIDPLQGLCDKDLREIQHHLKKLEGRRLDYDYKKKRQGKIPDEEVRQALEKFHESKEVAETSMYNLLETDIEQVSQLTSLVESQLQYHRQAVQVLEELSDKLKDRMNDAQTRPRREYTPKPKPIFDFGEDNHSNGGYSTSMAMPPSRNSEPSFHLARLSFRKPRLPPEQPSCKALYDFDPENEGELGFREGDIITLTNQIDENWYEGMLNGQSGFFPLNYVEVLVPLPH, encoded by the exons ATGTCTGTAGCGGGCTTGAAGAAGCAGTTTTATAAAGCCAGCCAG ATGGTAAGTGAGAAAGTCGGAGGTGCTGAAGGAACTAAACTAGACGAAGACTTTAAAGACTTGGAGCGG AAAGTAGATGTTACCAGTAAAGCAGTAGTGGAGGTCATCTCCAAAACATCAGAGTACCTTCAGCCCAACCCAG CATCACGGGCCAAACTGTCCATGTTGAACACCATGTCTAAGATACGTGGTCAGGTGAAGAATCCAGGCTACCCTCAGGCAGAGGGGCTGCTTGGGGAGTGCATGGGCAAGTACGGACGGGAACTCGGAGAGGACACTAACTTTG GTGGAGCACTAGTAGATGTTGGAGAAGCCATGAAGAGATTGGCAGAAGTCAAAGACTCCCTAGATATCGATGTTAAACAGAACTTCATCGATCCATTGCAAGGGCTCTGTGATAAAGACCTCAGAGAGATACAG CACCACTTGAAAAAGCTGGAAGGCCGTCGCCTGGACTACGATTACAAGAAAAAGCGTCAGGGCAAGATCCCAGATGAGGAGGTTCGACAGGCCCTGGAGAAGTTTCACGAGTCAAAGGAAGTGGCCGAGACCAGCATGTACAACCTGCTGGAGACTGAT atAGAGCAGGTGAGCCAGCTCACGTCTCTCGTGGAGTCCCAGCTGCAGTACCACAGACAGGCTGTGCAGGTGTTGGAGGAGCTTTCTGACAAACTCAAGGACAG AATGAACGATGCTCAGACTCGACCAAGACGTGAATACACACCCAAACCCAAACCTATTTTTGACTTCGGAGAAGACAACCATTCAAATGGCGGCTACTCGACCTCAATGGCGATGCCACCTTCACGCAACTCGG agCCGTCTTTTCACTTGGCCAGATTGTCCTTTCGGAAACCCAGATTGC CCCCGGAGCAGCCGAGCTGTAAGGCGCTGTACGACTTTGACCCAGAGAACGAGGGAGAGTTGGGCTTCCGCGAGGGCGACATCATCACCCTGACCAATCAGATCGACGAGAACTGGTACGAGGGAATGCTGAACGGCCAGTCGGGATTTTTCCCTCTCAACTACGTCGAGGTCCTTGTTCCGCTGCCACACTAA
- the sh3gl1b gene encoding SH3-domain GRB2-like 1b isoform X2, giving the protein MSVAGLKKQFYKASQMVSEKVGGAEGTKLDEDFKDLERKVDVTSKAVVEVISKTSEYLQPNPASRAKLSMLNTMSKIRGQVKNPGYPQAEGLLGECMGKYGRELGEDTNFGGALVDVGEAMKRLAEVKDSLDIDVKQNFIDPLQGLCDKDLREIQHHLKKLEGRRLDYDYKKKRQGKIPDEEVRQALEKFHESKEVAETSMYNLLETDIEQVSQLTSLVESQLQYHRQAVQVLEELSDKLKDRMNDAQTRPRREYTPKPKPIFDFGEDNHSNGGYSTSMAMPPSRNSAPEQPSCKALYDFDPENEGELGFREGDIITLTNQIDENWYEGMLNGQSGFFPLNYVEVLVPLPH; this is encoded by the exons ATGTCTGTAGCGGGCTTGAAGAAGCAGTTTTATAAAGCCAGCCAG ATGGTAAGTGAGAAAGTCGGAGGTGCTGAAGGAACTAAACTAGACGAAGACTTTAAAGACTTGGAGCGG AAAGTAGATGTTACCAGTAAAGCAGTAGTGGAGGTCATCTCCAAAACATCAGAGTACCTTCAGCCCAACCCAG CATCACGGGCCAAACTGTCCATGTTGAACACCATGTCTAAGATACGTGGTCAGGTGAAGAATCCAGGCTACCCTCAGGCAGAGGGGCTGCTTGGGGAGTGCATGGGCAAGTACGGACGGGAACTCGGAGAGGACACTAACTTTG GTGGAGCACTAGTAGATGTTGGAGAAGCCATGAAGAGATTGGCAGAAGTCAAAGACTCCCTAGATATCGATGTTAAACAGAACTTCATCGATCCATTGCAAGGGCTCTGTGATAAAGACCTCAGAGAGATACAG CACCACTTGAAAAAGCTGGAAGGCCGTCGCCTGGACTACGATTACAAGAAAAAGCGTCAGGGCAAGATCCCAGATGAGGAGGTTCGACAGGCCCTGGAGAAGTTTCACGAGTCAAAGGAAGTGGCCGAGACCAGCATGTACAACCTGCTGGAGACTGAT atAGAGCAGGTGAGCCAGCTCACGTCTCTCGTGGAGTCCCAGCTGCAGTACCACAGACAGGCTGTGCAGGTGTTGGAGGAGCTTTCTGACAAACTCAAGGACAG AATGAACGATGCTCAGACTCGACCAAGACGTGAATACACACCCAAACCCAAACCTATTTTTGACTTCGGAGAAGACAACCATTCAAATGGCGGCTACTCGACCTCAATGGCGATGCCACCTTCACGCAACTCGG CCCCGGAGCAGCCGAGCTGTAAGGCGCTGTACGACTTTGACCCAGAGAACGAGGGAGAGTTGGGCTTCCGCGAGGGCGACATCATCACCCTGACCAATCAGATCGACGAGAACTGGTACGAGGGAATGCTGAACGGCCAGTCGGGATTTTTCCCTCTCAACTACGTCGAGGTCCTTGTTCCGCTGCCACACTAA
- the mpnd gene encoding MPN domain-containing protein isoform X2, with translation MPFFAPKQKQKPHPEPGSEPPSSPQVVEDGAEEDEEELSGGEEADLRSSSGRGSLLTRRGITLRVLLKDGLVEPGDGALAIHYLGKNFIGDLLNDGKIRWVETGQIFNSPSAWATHCKRLVNPAKKSGCGWASVRYRGQKLVQYKTTWLHKYQPSADMSLVSEEDDDEDEEEGKAAVQADEKNKNNKPGLHDVVVSRRADRERIPVRYCTLGTRDAARDPHTLVELSAFSAINRFQPFNVAVSSNVLLLMDFHCHLTTSEVVGYLGGRWDTNTQLLTVLRAFPCRTRLADRDSASAVEEEICQNLFMRGLSLVGWYHSHPRGPALPSLQDIDSQMDHQLRLQGSNNGFQPCLGIICGPYYHGNQGVASTITPFWVVPPPEQRPNDYGIPVAVEVTYVQDNFLTSDVLNEMMLLVDYYRTAPDLVQFSQYWCPDTTMMDKIKGSLSCHAPKDQAYSQILEHVYSQLSSIN, from the exons ATGCCTTTTTTcgcaccaaaacaaaaacaaaaaccccacCCAGAGCCAG GCTCAGAGCCACCCAGCTCTCCACAGGTGGTGGAGGAtggagcagaggaggatgaggaagagctgagtggaggggaggaggcaGACCTGAGGTCCAGCTCAGGTCGGGGCTCCCTGCTGACCCGGAGGGGCATCACCCTGAGAGTGCTGCTGAAGGACGGCCTGGTGGAGCCGGGGGACGGCGCGCTCGCCATCCACTACCTG GGTAAGAACTTCATAGGAGACCTGTTGAATGATGGGAAAATCAGATGGGTGGAGACAGGCCAGATCTTCAACTCCCCCAGCGCCTGGGCAACACACTGCAAACGTCTGGTCAACCCAGCCAAGAAGTCTGGCTGCGGCTGGGCATCCGTACGCTACCGGGGCCAGAAACTGGTCCAGTATAAAACCACCTGGCTGCATAAGTACCAACCCAGTGCCGACatg AGCCTTGTTAGTGAGGAGGATGATgacgaggatgaagaggaagggaAGGCAGCTGTGCAGGCAgatgagaaaaacaagaacaacaagCCTGGATTACACG ATGTTGTAGTTTCACGGagagctgacagagagagaattcCTGTCAGATATTGCACCTTGGGCACCAGGGACGCTGCCAG AGATCCGCACACACTGGTGGAGCTGTCAGCCTTCTCAGCCATCAACAGATTCCAGCCTTTCAATGTAGCCGTGTCCAGTAATGTCCTGCTGCTCATG GACTTCCACTGTCACCTGACCACCAGTGAGGTGGTGGGATACCTCGGAGGACGATGGGACACGAACACACAAC TGCTGACAGTCTTAAGGGCTTTCCCCTGTCGGACCAGGCTGGCAGACAGAGACTCTGCTTcggctgtggaggaggag ATCTGTCAGAACCTGTTCATGCGTGGGCTGTCGTTGGTGGGCTGGTACCACAGTCATCCGCGAGGTCCAGCTCTGCCCTCACTGCAGGACATCGACTCCCAGATGGACCATCAGCTGAGGCTGCAGGGTTCAAACAACGGCTTCCAGCCCTGTCTGGGCATCATCTGTG GTCCTTATTATCACGGCAATCAAGGAGTGGCGTCCACAATAACTCCATTCTGGGTCGTACCACCCCCTGAG CAAAGGCCTAATGACTACGGTATCCCAGTTGCTGTAGAGGTCACTTACGTACAGGACAACTTTCTCACCAGTGATGTTCTAAATGAAATG ATGCTGCTGGTTGACTACTACAGGACAGCTCCCGACCTCGTCCAGTTCAGCCAGTACTGGTGTCCTGATACGACCATGATGGACAAGATCAAG GGCTCTCTGAGCTGCCACGCTCCCAAAGACCAGGCCTACTCTCAGATCTTAGAGCATGTCTACAGTCAGCTGAGCAGCATCAACTGA
- the mpnd gene encoding MPN domain-containing protein isoform X1, with protein sequence MPFFAPKQKQKPHPEPGSEPPSSPQVVEDGAEEDEEELSGGEEADLRSSSGRGSLLTRRGITLRVLLKDGLVEPGDGALAIHYLGKNFIGDLLNDGKIRWVETGQIFNSPSAWATHCKRLVNPAKKSGCGWASVRYRGQKLVQYKTTWLHKYQPSADMSLVSEEDDDEDEEEGKAAVQADEKNKNNKPGLHDVVVSRRADRERIPVRYCTLGTRDAARDPHTLVELSAFSAINRFQPFNVAVSSNVLLLMDFHCHLTTSEVVGYLGGRWDTNTQLLTVLRAFPCRTRLADRDSASAVEEEICQNLFMRGLSLVGWYHSHPRGPALPSLQDIDSQMDHQLRLQGSNNGFQPCLGIICGPYYHGNQGVASTITPFWVVPPPEVRTWQRPNDYGIPVAVEVTYVQDNFLTSDVLNEMMLLVDYYRTAPDLVQFSQYWCPDTTMMDKIKGSLSCHAPKDQAYSQILEHVYSQLSSIN encoded by the exons ATGCCTTTTTTcgcaccaaaacaaaaacaaaaaccccacCCAGAGCCAG GCTCAGAGCCACCCAGCTCTCCACAGGTGGTGGAGGAtggagcagaggaggatgaggaagagctgagtggaggggaggaggcaGACCTGAGGTCCAGCTCAGGTCGGGGCTCCCTGCTGACCCGGAGGGGCATCACCCTGAGAGTGCTGCTGAAGGACGGCCTGGTGGAGCCGGGGGACGGCGCGCTCGCCATCCACTACCTG GGTAAGAACTTCATAGGAGACCTGTTGAATGATGGGAAAATCAGATGGGTGGAGACAGGCCAGATCTTCAACTCCCCCAGCGCCTGGGCAACACACTGCAAACGTCTGGTCAACCCAGCCAAGAAGTCTGGCTGCGGCTGGGCATCCGTACGCTACCGGGGCCAGAAACTGGTCCAGTATAAAACCACCTGGCTGCATAAGTACCAACCCAGTGCCGACatg AGCCTTGTTAGTGAGGAGGATGATgacgaggatgaagaggaagggaAGGCAGCTGTGCAGGCAgatgagaaaaacaagaacaacaagCCTGGATTACACG ATGTTGTAGTTTCACGGagagctgacagagagagaattcCTGTCAGATATTGCACCTTGGGCACCAGGGACGCTGCCAG AGATCCGCACACACTGGTGGAGCTGTCAGCCTTCTCAGCCATCAACAGATTCCAGCCTTTCAATGTAGCCGTGTCCAGTAATGTCCTGCTGCTCATG GACTTCCACTGTCACCTGACCACCAGTGAGGTGGTGGGATACCTCGGAGGACGATGGGACACGAACACACAAC TGCTGACAGTCTTAAGGGCTTTCCCCTGTCGGACCAGGCTGGCAGACAGAGACTCTGCTTcggctgtggaggaggag ATCTGTCAGAACCTGTTCATGCGTGGGCTGTCGTTGGTGGGCTGGTACCACAGTCATCCGCGAGGTCCAGCTCTGCCCTCACTGCAGGACATCGACTCCCAGATGGACCATCAGCTGAGGCTGCAGGGTTCAAACAACGGCTTCCAGCCCTGTCTGGGCATCATCTGTG GTCCTTATTATCACGGCAATCAAGGAGTGGCGTCCACAATAACTCCATTCTGGGTCGTACCACCCCCTGAGGTGAGGACATGG CAAAGGCCTAATGACTACGGTATCCCAGTTGCTGTAGAGGTCACTTACGTACAGGACAACTTTCTCACCAGTGATGTTCTAAATGAAATG ATGCTGCTGGTTGACTACTACAGGACAGCTCCCGACCTCGTCCAGTTCAGCCAGTACTGGTGTCCTGATACGACCATGATGGACAAGATCAAG GGCTCTCTGAGCTGCCACGCTCCCAAAGACCAGGCCTACTCTCAGATCTTAGAGCATGTCTACAGTCAGCTGAGCAGCATCAACTGA
- the mpnd gene encoding MPN domain-containing protein isoform X3: MGSEPPSSPQVVEDGAEEDEEELSGGEEADLRSSSGRGSLLTRRGITLRVLLKDGLVEPGDGALAIHYLGKNFIGDLLNDGKIRWVETGQIFNSPSAWATHCKRLVNPAKKSGCGWASVRYRGQKLVQYKTTWLHKYQPSADMSLVSEEDDDEDEEEGKAAVQADEKNKNNKPGLHDVVVSRRADRERIPVRYCTLGTRDAARDPHTLVELSAFSAINRFQPFNVAVSSNVLLLMDFHCHLTTSEVVGYLGGRWDTNTQLLTVLRAFPCRTRLADRDSASAVEEEICQNLFMRGLSLVGWYHSHPRGPALPSLQDIDSQMDHQLRLQGSNNGFQPCLGIICGPYYHGNQGVASTITPFWVVPPPEVRTWQRPNDYGIPVAVEVTYVQDNFLTSDVLNEMMLLVDYYRTAPDLVQFSQYWCPDTTMMDKIKGSLSCHAPKDQAYSQILEHVYSQLSSIN; encoded by the exons ATGG GCTCAGAGCCACCCAGCTCTCCACAGGTGGTGGAGGAtggagcagaggaggatgaggaagagctgagtggaggggaggaggcaGACCTGAGGTCCAGCTCAGGTCGGGGCTCCCTGCTGACCCGGAGGGGCATCACCCTGAGAGTGCTGCTGAAGGACGGCCTGGTGGAGCCGGGGGACGGCGCGCTCGCCATCCACTACCTG GGTAAGAACTTCATAGGAGACCTGTTGAATGATGGGAAAATCAGATGGGTGGAGACAGGCCAGATCTTCAACTCCCCCAGCGCCTGGGCAACACACTGCAAACGTCTGGTCAACCCAGCCAAGAAGTCTGGCTGCGGCTGGGCATCCGTACGCTACCGGGGCCAGAAACTGGTCCAGTATAAAACCACCTGGCTGCATAAGTACCAACCCAGTGCCGACatg AGCCTTGTTAGTGAGGAGGATGATgacgaggatgaagaggaagggaAGGCAGCTGTGCAGGCAgatgagaaaaacaagaacaacaagCCTGGATTACACG ATGTTGTAGTTTCACGGagagctgacagagagagaattcCTGTCAGATATTGCACCTTGGGCACCAGGGACGCTGCCAG AGATCCGCACACACTGGTGGAGCTGTCAGCCTTCTCAGCCATCAACAGATTCCAGCCTTTCAATGTAGCCGTGTCCAGTAATGTCCTGCTGCTCATG GACTTCCACTGTCACCTGACCACCAGTGAGGTGGTGGGATACCTCGGAGGACGATGGGACACGAACACACAAC TGCTGACAGTCTTAAGGGCTTTCCCCTGTCGGACCAGGCTGGCAGACAGAGACTCTGCTTcggctgtggaggaggag ATCTGTCAGAACCTGTTCATGCGTGGGCTGTCGTTGGTGGGCTGGTACCACAGTCATCCGCGAGGTCCAGCTCTGCCCTCACTGCAGGACATCGACTCCCAGATGGACCATCAGCTGAGGCTGCAGGGTTCAAACAACGGCTTCCAGCCCTGTCTGGGCATCATCTGTG GTCCTTATTATCACGGCAATCAAGGAGTGGCGTCCACAATAACTCCATTCTGGGTCGTACCACCCCCTGAGGTGAGGACATGG CAAAGGCCTAATGACTACGGTATCCCAGTTGCTGTAGAGGTCACTTACGTACAGGACAACTTTCTCACCAGTGATGTTCTAAATGAAATG ATGCTGCTGGTTGACTACTACAGGACAGCTCCCGACCTCGTCCAGTTCAGCCAGTACTGGTGTCCTGATACGACCATGATGGACAAGATCAAG GGCTCTCTGAGCTGCCACGCTCCCAAAGACCAGGCCTACTCTCAGATCTTAGAGCATGTCTACAGTCAGCTGAGCAGCATCAACTGA